TGCTCGGTTGCGCTTGACGCTCGAGCGCCTCGACGGCCGGTGGCAGCGTCTCGCCTCACCGTGAGGCCTTGGGGCCATCATTTCTATCCGTCTGATCTGGCGGCACAGGCGCCTGGCCTGCGGCCCTTTCCTGGTCCGACCTGCTTGCGCAGGTCGGACTTGATTTTGGGCGTTCGAGCGGCCTGGCGAGACCGTTGACGGCCACCGCAGGGTTCGGGGAAACTGGCCATATTCATCCTATTTTCGTCATACTTTAACCTGCTCATAGGCAAGTCGAGCCGACCCTTCTGCGATAAATCCCGTGTGGCACTTAACAGCGCGTTAAAAATCTCCGAGAGGGTGTTCGCTATGTCCAAGACGTCCGCCAGTTTGCAACTCGTTGCCCTGCTCCTGTTGAGCGGGACGATGACGGGTTGCGGCCGTTATCAGGACGTACCGGCCCTTCCAGCCTACGGGGGCGACGGCCTGCTGTCGCCGGTCGGGGGACCCTACAACCGTCTCCCCACCGGGACCGTCACGGGGCGCATTATGGACGAACGGACCAAGATGGGCATCCCGGATGTGATCGTCGAGGTCCAGAACGTGCAACCGGCCGTGATGGCGCGGACCGACTCCTCGGGCAACTTTGTCCTGCAAAACGTGCCCCAGGGCAAGCAGATTGTCGTGGTCAACCGCCCTGACTACGTGTACCTCGCCACCCAGGGATCGATCATTGCGGACGTCGTCCCGAATACCACCGTCAACCTCCCCACGATCCAGCTGAGCCCGGCCATCGCAGCGGCCTCGAATGCGTTTCTGACGGCCATTGGCGGCTTGGTCGAACCCTACGGGTTGGCCCTCGATAACAACCGAAACGCCCTCTACGCGGTGGACCGGATCGGGTACGGAACGCCGCTCGACCGTCGCTGCGAGGTCAAGAAGTACAACCTGAACGGGGGCTTCGTGAAGCGCTTCGGCGGCCAGAAGTTCAACCTCAGTCGGGGCAATGAGACCGGCCGGGCCTTTGACGTGTTCAATCACCTGTCCTGGTCCTACGGGGTCGACGTGGATGCCGGTGGCAACGTCTACGTGGCGGAGACCAACCGGGACCGCATCGTCAAGTTCAGTTCGGATGGCGATTACATCACCAAGTTTGGTGAGAACGTGAAGAACAACTTCGACGTGGCGGTTCTGAACTCCGGGCAGATTGGCGTCAGTTCCTCGGGCACCAGCAAGGTGGTCCTGTTCGACGTCAACCTGACGGCGGCCTCGCGAGACTTTGCTGGAACGGCTGATAACGCGGCCATCAATGGCGGATTCCGCGGGATGGCGGTCGACAACGCCAATTTCATCTATGTCCTCGACAACTCGGCGGGCCCCGGGGCGGCCGTGAAGAAGTTCGATGCCCGCAGCAACAAGCCGGTCTTGCAGTTCGCGACCAATTCGGGTTCCGGTCCCAGCCAGTTCCGGGGGGCCACTGACCTGGCCATCGACAACCGGAACGGCGACGTGTACGTGGTGGACTCGGGCAACAACCGGGTGCAACGCTTCGACCGGGATGGGCGCTTCGTCTCCGAGTTCGGCTCGGCCGGGCGTGGCAACGGACAGTTTGACCGTCCCTACGGGATCGCGATCGACAAGGACGGCTACATCTTCATCTCGGATTCCGGCAACAAGCGAATCCAGAAGTTCGCTCCCGGCCGACTCTTCAATCAGGCCAACTCGCTCAACAACGTGTTCTATCCGACCAAGTAGTTCGGGACGCCCGAGACGCTCGCCCTGGCCCTTCGGTGGGTCAGGGCGTTTTGTTGTGGCGCTTGCCTTGACGCGTGGGTACGCTTCGGTCAGAATCCAGCCCAGTCGATGCTTCGGCGCGTTGGCGCTGATGGGCGACGCGCAGGGGCTGCCCGGAGCCCTCCGAGGCGGCGAGAGGGAGGATGTCCCACCATGGCACGCAACGTGAAGTGCGCCCTCGTTCAGGCGGCTTGCGACATCGCAAGCGACCGCGCCATCGACGAGATCAAGCGTCACATGGTCGACAAG
The sequence above is a segment of the Candidatus Sericytochromatia bacterium genome. Coding sequences within it:
- a CDS encoding 6-bladed beta-propeller, which translates into the protein MSKTSASLQLVALLLLSGTMTGCGRYQDVPALPAYGGDGLLSPVGGPYNRLPTGTVTGRIMDERTKMGIPDVIVEVQNVQPAVMARTDSSGNFVLQNVPQGKQIVVVNRPDYVYLATQGSIIADVVPNTTVNLPTIQLSPAIAAASNAFLTAIGGLVEPYGLALDNNRNALYAVDRIGYGTPLDRRCEVKKYNLNGGFVKRFGGQKFNLSRGNETGRAFDVFNHLSWSYGVDVDAGGNVYVAETNRDRIVKFSSDGDYITKFGENVKNNFDVAVLNSGQIGVSSSGTSKVVLFDVNLTAASRDFAGTADNAAINGGFRGMAVDNANFIYVLDNSAGPGAAVKKFDARSNKPVLQFATNSGSGPSQFRGATDLAIDNRNGDVYVVDSGNNRVQRFDRDGRFVSEFGSAGRGNGQFDRPYGIAIDKDGYIFISDSGNKRIQKFAPGRLFNQANSLNNVFYPTK